The Rheinheimera mangrovi genome contains the following window.
TTTAACTGTGCTTGTGTGGTGCATGGCAAAGGTTTGGGTATTCTGGCAAAACGAGTACCAAATTGGCTGGTGCAACACCCAAATGTGCGGGCTTTTCATACAGCCCCAACAGAATGGGGCCGCGACGGTGCCTTACTTGTTTTGCTTAAGACACCGATTTAACCCGCTGGATCAAGCCGGGACAGGCGTATTCCAATAACACACCTTTATGCGGATGGTATTCAATGCAAGCCACGCCCGCAGTATCAAAAATAGGGGTTTGGCCACTGCGGGTAAAAGCTTCAACTAAAAAGCTCACCAACGGCATATGAGAGACCAATAAAATTTTGGCCTGAGGATTTTCAGCGTATAGCAGGTCGAGAAAATCAACCACCAGCTGCGCATTTCCTTCAGGGACCAGATCCATATTCAGCTCAACAGCTTGGGTCGACAGCCTTTTTTGCATTAAAACTGCGGCGGTTTGCTGAGTCCTGCGATAAGGGCTGGAGAAAATCCGGTCAAATGCACTATAGTGGTGGTGCAGCCATTCAGCCATTTGACTGACTTCGGCCTGACCTGCTGCTGTTAATTGTCGTTCACTGTCGCTCAAGTACTGCGGTTCAGCTTCACCGTGCCGCATAATAACCAAATTAACCATTGTTGCTACCAGTTACAACTTCGCGACGCTCGCGAAAAGAGTGCGCTATGATAATGAAAGTTAATGCCGACAGTAACTGCTAATAAAGCATAAAATTGCGTTACTATATTCCTAATCGCTATGAAGAACCCTTGCCTTCCATATTCTCAGGGTTCCCGTCACGA
Protein-coding sequences here:
- the sixA gene encoding phosphohistidine phosphatase SixA, producing MVNLVIMRHGEAEPQYLSDSERQLTAAGQAEVSQMAEWLHHHYSAFDRIFSSPYRRTQQTAAVLMQKRLSTQAVELNMDLVPEGNAQLVVDFLDLLYAENPQAKILLVSHMPLVSFLVEAFTRSGQTPIFDTAGVACIEYHPHKGVLLEYACPGLIQRVKSVS